The candidate division WOR-3 bacterium genome has a window encoding:
- a CDS encoding gamma carbonic anhydrase family protein, which produces MLLNFHGKQPQIAPDVFVAPNAVIIGDCEIKSGATIWFGVLIRADVNRIVIGSMTNIQDLTVIHCDEAEPPVVLGTRVTVGHRAIVHGCTIEDEAMIGMGAVILNRAKVGKNAIVAAGSLVKEDFVVPPGTLVAGVPAQIKRELQPAEIEWLKKVAEGYYQLGKKYRQLTPTP; this is translated from the coding sequence ATGCTGCTAAATTTCCACGGTAAACAGCCGCAAATTGCCCCCGATGTTTTTGTTGCGCCCAATGCGGTCATCATTGGCGACTGCGAAATCAAATCCGGGGCAACAATCTGGTTTGGTGTTCTGATTCGGGCTGATGTCAACCGTATCGTCATCGGTTCCATGACCAACATCCAGGATTTAACCGTCATCCACTGTGACGAAGCCGAACCACCGGTTGTACTCGGTACCCGGGTAACTGTGGGACACCGGGCGATTGTGCACGGTTGCACGATAGAAGACGAGGCGATGATTGGCATGGGCGCGGTCATCCTCAACCGGGCAAAAGTTGGCAAGAACGCAATCGTCGCTGCGGGCAGCCTGGTCAAAGAAGATTTCGTGGTACCGCCGGGCACCCTTGTTGCCGGGGTGCCGGCGCAAATCAAACGGGAACTGCAACCAGCAGAAATTGAATGGCTCAAAAAGGTGGCCGAGGGTTATTATCAACTGGGCAAAAAGTATCGGCAGTTAACCCCGACACCCTGA
- a CDS encoding tetratricopeptide repeat protein, producing MSLVATLILVFALPVEQLERANKLYEAGRFADAIVLYDSAAQQVAAVEIYYNRGNAHFKLGRLGRALADYLRAWALKPHDPDITGNIAFVRNFRPDKNPNPESPLTAMVRNLLTPFDRLTTRFFAGLLFFVLALCLGLYLSTGKKFLGYGAIGLTVVFIYFGVGTLIWQGVINRAKAVVVVTEAILRSGPGEEYKEIAAVHDGLEVKIVERRPGFVLIQIPGGVGGWVEDQAVERIFE from the coding sequence ATGAGTTTAGTTGCGACGCTGATATTGGTGTTTGCGCTGCCGGTTGAACAGTTGGAACGGGCAAACAAACTTTACGAGGCGGGTCGGTTTGCAGATGCCATTGTCCTTTACGACTCGGCGGCGCAGCAGGTCGCGGCGGTGGAGATTTATTACAATCGGGGCAATGCCCATTTCAAGTTGGGCAGGTTGGGCAGGGCGCTCGCGGACTATCTCCGTGCCTGGGCGCTCAAGCCGCACGACCCGGACATCACCGGCAACATCGCCTTTGTCCGCAACTTCCGGCCGGATAAAAATCCCAATCCGGAAAGCCCTTTGACAGCAATGGTGCGTAATCTTTTGACACCGTTTGACCGATTGACAACCCGTTTTTTTGCCGGGCTTTTGTTCTTCGTCCTGGCGCTCTGTCTCGGGCTCTATCTGAGCACGGGCAAAAAGTTTTTGGGTTACGGGGCAATCGGGTTGACAGTTGTTTTCATCTACTTTGGCGTTGGGACGCTAATCTGGCAAGGAGTAATCAATCGGGCAAAGGCGGTGGTGGTTGTGACCGAGGCGATTTTACGCTCCGGACCGGGTGAAGAGTACAAGGAGATTGCCGCGGTGCACGATGGGCTGGAGGTCAAGATTGTTGAGCGCCGGCCCGGGTTTGTGCTGATTCAGATTCCGGGTGGTGTGGGCGGCTGGGTTGAAGACCAGGCGGTGGAACGGATTTTTGAATAG
- a CDS encoding tetratricopeptide repeat protein: MHWGAPHMLYLLLALPVIIVFFIVVRDLDWKRVARFIEPQLLARIEPDRAPFLEWVKLMLLILGLGLMVIALARPRWGERLQMFKSRGVAVVIALDASKSMLAEDVKPNRLERARTEVAALLDELTGNAVGIVAFAGDAHILCPLTTDIEAAKLFLDIISPDLMPVPGTDYGKAILKASELFTSTAPGSRALVLITDGEDLGTQTEQAVQVAKELGVRIYPVAFSSAEGAPIPERKEGGVVYKKDRSGQVVISRMDERKLILIAQATGGRFYRMEGFSAAKLAGEFDRLEKEELSGGSFSNYVERYQLFLLAGILLLFFSLALPAVRNPLSLFIRGRFTFNRRRAALVGFVVSLAVVQTANGDVPNLLRAGNGLFRRGKYQEALSFYQRAEVLEPDALAIHYNIGNTYYRLGKFDEAIKELSLATVDRNPRKRGNAFYNLGNSFYRMGKLDEAINSYKMALLANPNDRQAKENLEFCLKKKEEMKQAPDSSQGPQQQSGGRQQQQPRAPEYQEQSGMEKDEAERVLQAVENKERQVQKDVRKPRARRQVEKDW; this comes from the coding sequence ATGCACTGGGGCGCACCGCACATGCTCTATCTCCTGCTTGCCCTGCCGGTAATCATAGTGTTTTTTATCGTTGTCCGGGACCTGGATTGGAAACGGGTTGCCCGTTTTATTGAACCCCAGTTGCTTGCCCGGATTGAACCCGACCGCGCACCTTTTCTTGAATGGGTGAAACTGATGCTCTTAATTCTCGGGCTCGGGCTGATGGTCATTGCGCTGGCGCGACCGAGGTGGGGCGAGAGATTACAGATGTTCAAGAGCCGGGGTGTGGCGGTGGTGATTGCCCTTGACGCCTCAAAGTCGATGCTTGCCGAAGATGTCAAGCCGAACCGGCTCGAGCGCGCCCGGACCGAAGTTGCCGCCCTACTGGACGAACTTACCGGTAATGCGGTGGGCATTGTTGCCTTTGCCGGTGATGCCCATATCCTGTGCCCGCTGACAACCGATATCGAGGCGGCAAAACTGTTCCTTGACATCATCAGCCCGGATTTGATGCCGGTGCCGGGCACCGATTACGGCAAGGCGATTCTGAAGGCGAGTGAGCTGTTTACCAGTACCGCACCGGGCAGCAGGGCGCTCGTTTTAATCACCGATGGCGAAGACCTCGGGACCCAGACCGAACAGGCGGTGCAGGTGGCGAAGGAACTGGGGGTGCGGATTTATCCGGTGGCGTTCAGCAGTGCGGAGGGCGCGCCAATTCCGGAAAGAAAAGAAGGGGGTGTGGTTTACAAAAAGGACCGTTCCGGTCAGGTGGTGATTTCAAGGATGGATGAGCGCAAGTTGATTCTTATCGCGCAGGCAACCGGCGGCCGGTTTTATCGAATGGAGGGGTTTTCGGCAGCAAAACTGGCAGGAGAGTTTGACCGGCTGGAAAAAGAGGAGTTGAGCGGGGGCAGTTTTTCTAACTATGTGGAGCGGTATCAACTTTTTTTGCTGGCGGGCATTTTGCTGCTGTTCTTTAGCCTTGCTTTACCGGCGGTCCGCAACCCGCTGAGCCTGTTTATTAGGGGGCGATTCACTTTTAATCGGCGGCGGGCAGCGCTCGTCGGGTTTGTTGTTTCTCTTGCCGTTGTGCAAACGGCAAACGGAGATGTCCCCAATTTGCTGCGGGCGGGCAATGGGTTGTTCCGGCGGGGCAAGTATCAGGAGGCGCTCAGTTTTTATCAACGGGCTGAGGTGCTGGAGCCCGATGCCCTTGCGATTCACTACAATATCGGCAACACCTACTATCGGCTGGGTAAATTCGATGAGGCAATCAAAGAGCTTTCTCTGGCAACGGTGGACAGAAATCCGCGCAAACGCGGTAACGCCTTTTACAATCTGGGTAACAGTTTTTATCGGATGGGGAAACTGGATGAGGCGATTAATTCTTATAAAATGGCTTTACTCGCCAATCCGAACGACCGGCAGGCAAAGGAGAATTTAGAGTTCTGTTTGAAGAAAAAAGAAGAGATGAAGCAGGCGCCAGATTCCAGTCAGGGCCCGCAGCAGCAATCAGGAGGAAGGCAGCAACAACAACCGCGGGCGCCAGAATATCAGGAACAATCGGGAATGGAGAAGGATGAGGCGGAGCGGGTTTTACAGGCGGTGGAAAACAAGGAGCGTCAGGTTCAGAAGGATGTGCGCAAGCCCAGGGCAAGGCGTCAGGTGGAAAAGGACTGGTAA
- a CDS encoding ribokinase: MKNKRAKICVVGSFMTDMVFRVKRLPRPGESMAGDGFGLFLGGKGFNQALAAHRLGADVVMVGKVGMDYFGELFLKKMKEEGMRTDFVAVDPEVPTGVACPMIDSAGQNAIIGVAGANLRLGEEQIAMVKPEIEAADALMLQFEIPHRVSFQAATIARNAGCLVFLDPAPFHKIELPIKEPVDYIVPNEIEAAELAGGMAIDDWAKVELKSGRRAVIISVGADGALVFDENGKRRFPPFKVKAIDSTGAGDAFRAGLAVSIAEGRSLDEAVRFANACGAIACTVLGAEPSMPRREEVERLLKEQEV, translated from the coding sequence ATGAAAAATAAGCGGGCTAAAATCTGCGTTGTTGGTTCTTTTATGACCGATATGGTGTTTCGGGTCAAGCGGTTGCCCCGACCAGGCGAGTCAATGGCCGGTGATGGGTTCGGACTTTTTTTAGGCGGCAAAGGTTTTAATCAGGCGCTCGCGGCGCACCGGCTGGGTGCCGATGTTGTGATGGTGGGCAAGGTGGGAATGGACTACTTCGGCGAGTTGTTTTTGAAGAAGATGAAGGAGGAAGGGATGAGGACCGATTTCGTCGCCGTTGACCCGGAGGTGCCAACGGGCGTTGCCTGCCCGATGATTGACAGTGCCGGGCAGAATGCGATTATCGGTGTTGCCGGTGCCAATCTCCGGTTAGGTGAGGAACAGATAGCGATGGTAAAGCCAGAAATTGAGGCGGCGGATGCCCTGATGCTGCAGTTTGAGATTCCGCACCGGGTTTCGTTTCAGGCGGCGACCATTGCCCGCAATGCCGGGTGTCTGGTGTTTCTTGACCCGGCGCCGTTTCACAAGATTGAACTGCCGATAAAAGAGCCAGTGGATTACATCGTTCCGAACGAGATTGAGGCGGCAGAACTGGCAGGCGGGATGGCGATTGATGATTGGGCAAAAGTCGAACTTAAATCCGGACGCCGGGCGGTAATTATTTCGGTGGGCGCAGATGGCGCGCTGGTGTTTGATGAAAATGGCAAACGGCGGTTTCCACCGTTTAAGGTTAAGGCGATAGATTCGACCGGTGCCGGTGACGCATTTCGCGCCGGTCTGGCGGTAAGTATCGCCGAAGGTCGGAGCCTGGATGAAGCGGTGCGGTTTGCCAATGCCTGCGGCGCAATCGCCTGCACGGTACTCGGGGCAGAACCGTCTATGCCCCGAAGGGAAGAGGTTGAGCGGTTGCTCAAGGAACAGGAGGTTTAA
- a CDS encoding glycosidase: protein MRHIEQDRQLLLRRWEKNPILTAADWPYTVNTVFNPGAVLLPDGTTLLLCRVEDRRGISHLCVARSANGIDNWQIEPEPSFAPDPSRFPEELWGVEDPRITYVEELGKYAVTYTAYSRAGPAVGLALTRDFKEYERLGVVMPPADKDAALLPRRFNGYWLMVHRPTTSLGAHIYISQSPDLIHWGRHHLVMPARQGAWWDASRVGLATPPMETPHGWLIFYHGVKDTPSGSIYRVGLALLDLEQPWRCVRRSSEWIFGPVKPYERVGDVPSVVFPCGAVLEPDGDTLRVYYGAADTAICLATASLKELLNWLETHSSETCEIPGERMIT, encoded by the coding sequence TTGAGGCACATCGAGCAGGACCGGCAGTTGTTACTCCGGCGCTGGGAAAAGAACCCGATACTGACCGCGGCGGACTGGCCCTATACGGTTAACACCGTGTTCAATCCGGGCGCGGTGTTATTGCCCGATGGCACAACATTGCTTTTGTGCCGGGTTGAGGACCGGCGCGGGATTTCGCACTTATGTGTTGCCCGTTCCGCTAACGGGATTGACAACTGGCAGATTGAACCGGAGCCGAGTTTTGCGCCCGACCCCAGCCGATTTCCGGAAGAGTTGTGGGGGGTTGAAGACCCGCGCATCACCTATGTTGAGGAACTGGGAAAGTATGCAGTTACCTACACCGCCTATTCCCGGGCAGGTCCGGCTGTTGGACTGGCGCTGACCAGAGACTTCAAGGAGTATGAGCGGTTGGGCGTGGTGATGCCGCCGGCAGATAAGGATGCGGCACTTCTACCCCGGCGGTTCAACGGTTACTGGTTGATGGTGCATCGGCCCACGACATCGCTCGGTGCGCATATCTATATCTCCCAGTCACCGGATTTGATTCACTGGGGCAGACACCATCTGGTGATGCCGGCACGGCAGGGTGCCTGGTGGGATGCCAGTCGTGTCGGGCTGGCAACACCGCCCATGGAAACACCGCACGGCTGGCTGATTTTTTATCACGGGGTGAAAGATACACCCAGCGGTTCAATTTACCGGGTTGGTCTCGCGCTACTGGATTTAGAACAGCCCTGGCGCTGTGTGCGCCGGAGCAGCGAATGGATATTTGGTCCGGTGAAGCCTTATGAGCGGGTAGGTGATGTGCCCAGTGTTGTCTTCCCCTGCGGTGCGGTGCTGGAACCGGATGGCGACACCCTGCGGGTTTACTATGGCGCCGCGGATACTGCAATCTGTCTTGCCACGGCAAGCCTCAAAGAGTTACTGAATTGGCTTGAGACGCACAGTTCGGAAACCTGTGAAATACCGGGCGAACGGATGATTACCTGA
- a CDS encoding glycosyltransferase family 4 protein, with product MRGPYLFKKIAFIGTYLPRKCGIATFTSDLYHSVTQEAPELNGLVVALNDTPEGYPYPEEVKFEVAQNNQDYYRQLAEFLNMTRVDLTCLQHEFGIFGGPAGGHILVTLRRLRMPIVTTLHTVLAEPNEHQRPVMEEICRISERVVVMSERAVRFLKEIYQVPEKKIDFIHHGIPDMPFVDPNYYKDLFGVEGRRVILTFGLLSPNKGIEYMIDALPAIAARFPDVVYIVLGVTHPHVKREQGEEYRLRLQRRAREQGVDRNLIFYNQFVTLEELCQFLGAADIYVTPYLNPAQIVSGTLAYSMGVGKAVVSTPYWYAEEMLAEGRGKLVPFRDSKALAETIIGLFENETERHSMRKRAYAFGRMMVWKEVARAYLNTFQRAAEERMRAPLAVAPVMGSADPLDIDLPELNLNHLLTLTDDTGILQHARRTVPNLAEGYTTDDNARALLMVLRAQEVAADKSFLNRLVRRYLAFIDFAFNRDNSRFRNFLSYERRWTEEVGSEDSQGRALWALGYAVSSASEDGVVALAMNLFASGLPAVELFTSPRAWAYTLLGLCAYSRRFPGDSNARRFREVLAERLLDLYRRNATEDWRWFEPVLAYANARLSEALIVAGRELGKREMVDAGLDSLRWLIAVQTAEQGHFVPVAHTGWRRGTARLRFDQQPIEAECTVEACYQAFLSTREPKWREEMRRAFEWYLGRNDLGLPVYDYTTGGCHDGLHPDGVNGNEGAEATLSFIGALLTMRTAQTTEEG from the coding sequence ATGCGCGGTCCGTATCTATTTAAGAAGATAGCGTTTATCGGGACTTACCTGCCGCGGAAGTGCGGGATTGCCACCTTTACTTCAGACCTTTACCATTCGGTTACTCAGGAGGCGCCGGAGTTGAACGGACTGGTCGTGGCGCTCAACGATACACCGGAGGGTTACCCTTATCCTGAGGAGGTGAAGTTCGAGGTTGCCCAGAACAATCAGGATTATTACCGGCAACTGGCAGAGTTTCTCAACATGACCCGTGTTGACCTGACCTGTCTCCAGCATGAGTTCGGGATATTTGGCGGGCCAGCGGGCGGGCATATTCTGGTAACGCTGCGCCGGTTGCGGATGCCGATTGTGACGACATTGCATACGGTTCTTGCCGAGCCCAATGAACACCAGCGCCCGGTAATGGAGGAGATTTGCCGGATTTCGGAAAGGGTCGTGGTGATGAGTGAGCGGGCGGTGCGGTTTTTAAAGGAGATTTACCAGGTGCCAGAGAAAAAGATTGATTTTATCCATCACGGTATTCCGGATATGCCATTTGTTGACCCGAACTACTACAAGGACCTGTTCGGGGTTGAGGGCCGAAGGGTGATTCTGACCTTTGGACTTTTATCACCCAACAAGGGTATAGAATATATGATTGACGCCCTGCCGGCGATTGCCGCCCGGTTTCCTGATGTGGTGTACATCGTGCTCGGTGTGACCCATCCCCATGTGAAGCGGGAACAGGGTGAGGAGTACCGGCTGCGGCTGCAAAGGCGGGCGCGCGAGCAAGGGGTGGACCGGAATTTAATATTTTACAATCAGTTTGTCACACTGGAGGAGTTGTGCCAGTTTCTCGGCGCCGCCGATATCTATGTGACACCTTATCTCAATCCGGCGCAGATTGTCTCCGGCACGCTTGCCTATTCAATGGGGGTTGGTAAGGCGGTGGTGTCTACCCCTTACTGGTATGCGGAGGAGATGCTGGCAGAAGGCAGGGGCAAACTGGTGCCGTTTCGAGATTCAAAGGCGCTGGCGGAAACAATTATCGGACTGTTTGAAAATGAAACCGAGCGCCATTCGATGCGCAAGCGTGCCTACGCCTTTGGGAGAATGATGGTCTGGAAGGAGGTTGCCCGCGCCTATTTGAACACGTTTCAGCGTGCCGCCGAGGAGCGGATGCGGGCGCCGCTTGCGGTGGCACCGGTGATGGGCAGTGCTGACCCGTTAGACATCGACCTGCCGGAGTTGAACTTGAACCATCTTCTGACCCTGACCGACGACACCGGCATCCTGCAGCATGCCCGGCGCACCGTGCCCAATCTTGCTGAAGGTTACACAACGGACGACAACGCCCGGGCGCTCTTGATGGTACTCAGGGCGCAGGAGGTGGCGGCGGATAAGTCTTTTCTCAATCGGCTGGTCCGGCGCTATCTGGCGTTTATCGATTTTGCCTTCAACCGGGACAACAGCCGGTTCCGGAATTTTTTGAGTTATGAACGGCGCTGGACTGAGGAGGTGGGTTCTGAAGACAGTCAGGGTCGGGCGCTATGGGCGCTGGGTTATGCGGTAAGTTCGGCAAGTGAGGACGGGGTGGTAGCGCTGGCGATGAATTTGTTTGCCTCGGGTTTGCCCGCGGTGGAACTTTTTACCAGCCCGCGCGCCTGGGCTTACACCCTCCTTGGGTTATGTGCTTATAGCCGGCGTTTCCCGGGTGACAGTAATGCCCGGCGATTTCGCGAGGTTCTGGCGGAAAGACTGCTTGACCTCTACCGGCGCAATGCAACCGAAGATTGGCGCTGGTTTGAGCCGGTCCTCGCCTATGCGAACGCGCGGTTGAGCGAGGCGCTGATTGTTGCCGGCCGGGAACTGGGGAAAAGAGAGATGGTTGATGCCGGATTGGACTCTTTAAGATGGTTGATAGCGGTGCAGACCGCGGAGCAGGGGCACTTTGTACCGGTTGCGCATACGGGATGGCGGCGGGGAACAGCGCGGCTGCGTTTTGACCAGCAGCCGATTGAGGCGGAATGCACAGTGGAGGCGTGCTATCAGGCATTTCTGAGCACCCGGGAGCCCAAGTGGCGCGAGGAGATGCGCCGGGCGTTTGAGTGGTATCTGGGGCGCAACGACCTCGGTTTACCGGTTTACGACTACACGACCGGTGGCTGCCATGATGGGCTGCATCCCGACGGCGTGAATGGCAATGAAGGGGCAGAGGCGACACTGTCGTTTATCGGTGCCCTCTTGACGATGCGGACCGCGCAGACAACGGAGGAAGGTTGA
- a CDS encoding VWA domain-containing protein produces the protein MWHLAHPGYLVLLALVPVLWWWERQRRRSCLRFSDTTLLPAPTVFEQVLTQMPLFCYSLALVFSTLALARPQKGRMFEELETRGIDIMLCLDISGTMQAADFLPKNRLTVAKERAKEFVSRRTGDRIGLVIFAATSLTQCPLTLNHSIVNDILDRVEFGTLEDGTAIGMGIASAAARLKGSKAREKVIILLTDGRNNTGDIDPLTAAQAAAALGIKIYTIGVGSKGPVPFPVDDPLFGRRYVQVEVDLDTETLEKIAAITGGKFFLATDPEALKRVYEEIDRLEPSTFKARRYTLYQERMALPLLLGLIFTFTGFTAGMVINRRLV, from the coding sequence ATGTGGCATCTAGCGCATCCGGGTTATCTGGTACTTCTGGCGCTGGTGCCGGTTTTGTGGTGGTGGGAGCGCCAGCGCCGGCGCAGTTGCCTGCGGTTCAGTGACACAACCCTGCTGCCGGCACCAACGGTCTTTGAGCAGGTCCTGACGCAGATGCCCCTTTTCTGCTATTCGCTGGCGCTGGTGTTTTCCACGCTGGCGCTGGCGCGACCGCAAAAAGGGCGGATGTTTGAGGAACTGGAGACCCGGGGGATTGACATTATGCTCTGTCTGGACATTTCGGGTACGATGCAGGCGGCAGACTTTCTGCCCAAAAACCGCCTGACCGTTGCCAAGGAGCGGGCAAAGGAGTTTGTCAGCCGCAGAACCGGAGACCGCATCGGTCTGGTGATTTTTGCCGCAACCAGTTTAACCCAGTGTCCCCTGACGCTGAACCATAGTATTGTCAACGACATCCTGGACCGGGTTGAGTTTGGCACGCTGGAAGATGGCACCGCAATTGGGATGGGCATCGCCAGTGCCGCGGCACGGCTCAAGGGGTCAAAGGCACGGGAAAAGGTGATTATCCTTTTGACCGATGGCCGCAACAACACGGGCGATATCGACCCCTTGACCGCAGCGCAGGCGGCAGCGGCGCTGGGTATTAAGATTTACACGATTGGGGTCGGCAGTAAGGGTCCGGTACCGTTTCCGGTTGACGACCCGCTCTTTGGCAGGCGGTATGTTCAGGTGGAGGTTGACCTTGACACCGAGACGCTGGAGAAGATCGCTGCGATTACCGGTGGTAAGTTCTTTCTTGCGACCGACCCGGAGGCGCTGAAGCGGGTTTATGAAGAGATTGACCGGCTGGAACCTTCGACCTTCAAAGCCCGGCGTTATACTCTGTATCAGGAGCGGATGGCGCTGCCGTTGCTGCTCGGCTTGATATTTACATTTACCGGATTTACGGCGGGGATGGTTATCAACCGGAGGCTGGTGTAA
- a CDS encoding transaldolase, whose protein sequence is MLFIDSAVVEEVTQAVKLGFVRGCTTNPILLSKVADAPDTVIKRLCQIVPGPVFYQLTGKTLPEREQEAREFYQIAPDKIVLKIPATTENLSLVTRLAPEIPCAATAVFSGHQTLLAIEAGCTYVIPYVNRATRLLGDGIKLIAEMAAVIQASGKPVELVAASVKSPEEAMRAFIAGAHHLTLPYDVLLALGNHPLSDEAIAEFEKAAARR, encoded by the coding sequence ATGCTGTTCATTGACAGTGCGGTTGTTGAGGAGGTAACGCAGGCGGTAAAACTGGGGTTTGTGCGCGGGTGCACGACCAATCCTATTTTGCTCTCAAAGGTGGCGGATGCACCTGATACGGTGATTAAAAGGTTGTGTCAGATTGTGCCCGGTCCGGTATTTTATCAGTTGACCGGCAAAACTCTGCCCGAAAGGGAGCAGGAGGCAAGGGAGTTTTACCAGATTGCGCCGGACAAGATTGTGTTGAAGATTCCGGCGACAACCGAAAACCTATCGCTCGTCACCCGCCTGGCACCGGAAATCCCCTGTGCCGCGACCGCGGTGTTCAGCGGGCACCAAACGCTCCTTGCGATTGAAGCCGGTTGTACTTATGTCATTCCTTATGTCAACCGGGCAACCAGGCTTTTGGGCGATGGGATAAAACTAATTGCCGAAATGGCAGCGGTGATTCAGGCAAGTGGCAAGCCGGTGGAGCTTGTCGCGGCAAGTGTCAAGTCGCCGGAAGAGGCGATGCGAGCGTTTATCGCTGGTGCCCACCATTTAACCCTGCCCTATGATGTGCTGTTAGCGCTGGGTAATCATCCCCTTTCCGATGAGGCGATAGCAGAGTTTGAAAAGGCAGCGGCTCGCAGATAG
- a CDS encoding BatD family protein: MRCGIVTFVLFFTIATGGELRFTAEVDRTTVGLGEPLQLIVQVSGTNVGRVPKPQLPELPEFDNVGSSQSQSTSISIVQGRVTQEQTISFIYTLIPKKTGELVIGPCRLNYNGTEYTTEPITVKVTKTGTQPKPTQPQRRPFDIFEEPEPTRGEVFLDVSVDRKTVYQGEMVTATWTFYTTGQVASLNIKEPPTLTGFWAQEIYQPQKLNYERRTYRGRQMFGAVVRKTALFPTRSGQLKIGAMSLAGEMVAPGFFFSTAQPFEVNSEEVTVEVKALPETGRPASFTGGVGSFQVSARVVPETAKGGEPVVLSLVITGTGNLGLIGAPTLPPITGLKVLSPETKDDFNYAGGRLNGTRRFEYPLLPLADGKFRIPEVEIGFFDPNTGSYYTRKTPALEFVALGVPARSGEDYTTASGMRVLGTDIRHIKTELRLTVNRLAGCESWFNLFYIMGLVAMAFGIGFGVRRRKLQLDPGYARRSNARKVANRRLKQAEKALAANRIADFYSLVYQALLSYAGDRFNIETGALTSGEIKDALTRQGVDAGAVQDLLDTVQVCALARFSPNMSECNPHTVLQKARGVVKKI; this comes from the coding sequence ATGCGGTGCGGGATTGTGACCTTTGTTTTGTTTTTTACCATCGCAACCGGTGGTGAGTTGCGGTTCACTGCCGAGGTTGACCGGACAACGGTTGGGCTGGGTGAGCCGTTGCAGTTGATTGTTCAGGTAAGCGGAACGAATGTGGGCCGGGTGCCGAAGCCGCAGTTACCCGAACTGCCTGAGTTTGACAATGTCGGCAGTAGCCAGTCGCAGTCAACAAGTATTTCGATTGTTCAGGGCCGGGTGACTCAGGAGCAGACAATCAGTTTTATCTACACCCTGATTCCGAAAAAAACCGGCGAACTGGTAATCGGACCCTGCCGGTTGAACTACAACGGGACGGAGTACACAACCGAACCGATAACGGTCAAGGTGACGAAAACCGGGACTCAGCCAAAGCCAACGCAACCCCAGCGCCGGCCCTTTGATATCTTTGAAGAGCCGGAACCAACCCGAGGCGAGGTTTTTCTTGATGTGAGCGTGGACCGGAAAACGGTTTATCAGGGTGAGATGGTAACCGCAACCTGGACCTTTTACACCACAGGGCAGGTGGCAAGTTTGAATATCAAAGAGCCGCCGACCCTGACCGGTTTCTGGGCTCAAGAGATTTATCAACCGCAAAAACTGAATTATGAAAGGAGAACCTATCGGGGCAGGCAGATGTTCGGCGCGGTGGTGCGAAAGACCGCTCTGTTTCCCACCCGTTCGGGGCAATTGAAGATTGGCGCGATGAGCCTTGCCGGTGAGATGGTGGCGCCGGGATTTTTCTTCTCAACCGCCCAGCCGTTTGAGGTTAATTCTGAAGAGGTGACGGTTGAGGTGAAGGCGCTGCCCGAAACAGGAAGACCGGCATCGTTCACCGGTGGTGTTGGGTCGTTTCAGGTTAGTGCCCGGGTGGTGCCGGAAACGGCAAAGGGTGGGGAACCGGTTGTGCTTTCGCTTGTTATCACCGGAACCGGTAACCTTGGTTTAATTGGTGCGCCAACTCTGCCCCCGATTACCGGTTTGAAGGTCCTGAGCCCGGAGACAAAGGACGATTTCAATTACGCCGGCGGCAGGCTCAATGGTACAAGGCGGTTTGAATATCCGCTTTTGCCGCTGGCCGATGGTAAATTCCGGATTCCGGAGGTTGAGATTGGTTTCTTTGACCCGAATACGGGCAGTTACTACACAAGAAAGACACCGGCTCTGGAGTTTGTCGCTCTCGGTGTGCCGGCAAGAAGCGGGGAGGATTATACGACCGCGAGCGGAATGAGGGTTCTGGGTACGGACATCAGGCATATCAAGACCGAACTCCGCCTGACCGTTAACCGGTTGGCGGGTTGTGAATCCTGGTTTAATTTGTTTTACATAATGGGGCTGGTTGCGATGGCGTTCGGCATCGGGTTTGGTGTCCGGCGGCGCAAGTTGCAACTTGACCCGGGTTATGCGCGCCGCAGTAATGCCCGCAAGGTTGCAAACCGCCGGTTGAAACAGGCGGAAAAAGCGCTTGCCGCAAACCGGATTGCTGACTTTTACAGTCTGGTGTATCAGGCGTTACTTTCGTATGCCGGGGACCGGTTCAACATTGAAACCGGTGCTTTGACCAGTGGGGAAATAAAAGATGCGTTGACCCGACAGGGTGTTGATGCGGGAGCGGTGCAGGATTTGCTTGACACGGTGCAGGTCTGTGCCCTTGCCCGGTTTTCGCCTAATATGAGCGAGTGTAACCCGCACACGGTTTTACAAAAGGCACGCGGGGTTGTCAAAAAGATATGA